One Salvia splendens isolate huo1 chromosome 22, SspV2, whole genome shotgun sequence DNA segment encodes these proteins:
- the LOC121786237 gene encoding protein ABA DEFICIENT 4, chloroplastic-like isoform X1, with amino-acid sequence MALSSGFFTPQVCASFKVERRRVGWCNSMISQKFGPSLRIRSKKLQMFGQSCGSEVNRNNGWSFLSGRMILTPPKLGTNVCLRKASPVYASLVPCSQIASNAFTLGTAAVLPFYTLMVVAPQSEFVSILCCLGRQVYGDGLQNNIETRHSVLMCLLFCPVGILAHAITKALTSGTNETKTDEDDTISTDLIK; translated from the exons ATGGCCTTGTCTTCTGGTTTTTTCACCCCTCAAGTCTGTGCCTCTTTCAAG GTAGAGCGGCGGAGAGTGGGGTGGTGCAATAGTATGATAAGCCAAAAATTTGGTCCATCACTTAGAATCAGAAGCAAGAAGTTGCAAATGTTTGGGCAGTCATGTGGAAGTGAAGTAAACCGAAATAATGGGTGGAGCTTTCTGAGTGGAAGAATGATACTCACACCACCAAAGCTAGGCACTAATGTTTGCCTCAGAAAAGCCTCCCCGGTGTATGCTTCAT TGGTGCCATGTTCTCAGATTGCGAGTAATGCTTTCACACTGGGAACAGCAGCTGTTCTTCCATTTTACACCTTGATGGTTGTAGCACCTCAATCTGAGTTTGTAagtattttgtgttgtttggGCAG GCAAGTTTACGGCGATGGACTGCAGAATAATATAGAGACGCGGCATTCTGTGTTGATGTGCCTCCTATTTTGTCCGGTTGGAATCCTTGCCCACGCCATCACTAAAGCCCTAACCTCAGGAACGAATGAAACGAAGACCGATGAAGACGACACCATTTCTACTGATTTAATCAAGTGA
- the LOC121787955 gene encoding caffeoylshikimate esterase-like → MGSPVKFEGVSEDLQKILDAEMDHVGPRRRAREAFKDIQLSIDHILFKMPQEGLKTKESYEVNSRGLEIYSKSWLPDSGSPKAVICFCHGYGDTCTFFLEGVATKFASSGYGVFAMDYPGFGLSEGLHGYIENFDILVEDVIEHYSKVKEDPNLHKLPFFLFGQSMGGAVALKVHLKQPDAWNGAILVAPMCKIADDVVPPWLVTQILSGMAKLLPKLKLVPQKDLAELAFKDERKRKQTAYNIVSYKHKPRLGTALELLRTTNEIEENLEKVSLPILILHGKEDKVTDPSVSQALFEKANSRDKKLNLYADAYHALLEGEPDETILQVLSDIISWLDQHCNC, encoded by the exons ATGGGGAGTCCAGTGAAGTTTGAGGGTGTAAGCGAGGATTTGCAGAAGATTCTGGATGCTGAAATGGACCATGTGGGCCCCAGGAGGCGAGCTCGTGAGGCCTTCAAGGACATTCAGCTGTCAATCGATCACATCTTGTTCAAG ATGCCTCAGGAAGGATTGAAGACAAAAGAG TCATACGAAGTTAATTCCAGAGGGTTAGAAATCTACTCGAAAAGTTGGCTTCCAGATAGTGGTTCCCCCAAAGCTGTTATTTGTTTCTGCCATGGTTACGGGGATACCTGCACATTTTTCTTGGAAG GAGTTGCCACAAAGTTTGCATCTTCTGGTTATGGGGTTTTTGCCATGGATTACCCTGGATTTGGTCTATCAGAAGGTCTGCATGGCTACATCGAGAACTTTGATATACTAGTTGAAGACGTCATTGAGCATTACTCAAAGGTGAAAG AAGACCCAAATCTCCACAAATTACCGTTTTTTCTGTTCGGACAATCTATGGGGGGAGCAGTAGCACTCAAGGTGCACCTGAAGCAACCCGATGCTTGGAATGGTGCCATTCTTGTTGCACCAATGTGCAAG ATTGCAGATGATGTGGTTCCGCCTTGGTTAGTGACACAAATTCTTAGTGGAATGGCGAAATTACTTCCGAAACTGAAGCTCGTTCCACAAAAGGATTTGGCTGAGTTGGCATTTAAGGATGAAAGGAAGAGAAAACAG ACAGCTTATAACATCGTTTCTTACAAGCATAAACCACGCCTAGGAACAGCCTTGGAGTTGCTGAGGACTACGAATGAGATAGAGGAGAATCTGGAAAAG GTATCGTTGCCAATACTGATCTTGCACGGGAAGGAGGACAAAGTAACTGATCCATCAGTGAGTCAGGCTCTGTTCGAGAAGGCAAATAGTCGAGACAAGAAACTCAATCTATACGCTGATGCCTATCACGCTCTTCTGGAGGGGGAGCCGGATGAGACGATTCTTCAAGTATTGAGTGACATCATATCTTGGCTTGATCAACATTGCAACTGCTAA
- the LOC121786237 gene encoding protein ABA DEFICIENT 4, chloroplastic-like isoform X2 codes for MALSSGFFTPQVCASFKVERRRVGWCNSMISQKFGPSLRIRSKKLQMFGQSCGSEVNRNNGWSFLSGRMILTPPKLGTNVCLRKASPVYASLVPCSQIASNAFTLGTAAVLPFYTLMVVAPQSEFTKKIVGSSLPYMALGHLYAYLLYLSSSYTNTIPN; via the exons ATGGCCTTGTCTTCTGGTTTTTTCACCCCTCAAGTCTGTGCCTCTTTCAAG GTAGAGCGGCGGAGAGTGGGGTGGTGCAATAGTATGATAAGCCAAAAATTTGGTCCATCACTTAGAATCAGAAGCAAGAAGTTGCAAATGTTTGGGCAGTCATGTGGAAGTGAAGTAAACCGAAATAATGGGTGGAGCTTTCTGAGTGGAAGAATGATACTCACACCACCAAAGCTAGGCACTAATGTTTGCCTCAGAAAAGCCTCCCCGGTGTATGCTTCAT TGGTGCCATGTTCTCAGATTGCGAGTAATGCTTTCACACTGGGAACAGCAGCTGTTCTTCCATTTTACACCTTGATGGTTGTAGCACCTCAATCTGAGTTT ACAAAGAAAATAGTGGGAAGCAGCTTACCTTACATGGCTCTTGGGCATTTATATGCTTATCTTCTCTACCTATCATCTTCATACACCAATACCATACCCAATTAA
- the LOC121786886 gene encoding UDP-N-acetylenolpyruvoylglucosamine reductase-like produces MGTLKIGGPCKYLVQVSDHHQLASALSHCNEQSIRYIVIGKGSNCLFDDLGFDGCVIRNSIVLLERNEPCLYKAGSGYPFNRLGLQTANEGFSGLGFAAGIQGTVGGATYMNAGTNGQETADAVESVEIMMREGECMILNRSELDFGYRWSSFRNMKELAAITAVTFKLKVSESARKNQQEYLER; encoded by the exons ATGGGCACG CTGAAAATTGGGGGACCCTGCAAATACTTGGTTCAAGTCTCCGATCACCACCAGCTTGCTTCAGCTCTTAGCCACTGCAATGAGCAGTCGATTAGATACATCGTGATCGGTAAAGGCTCCAACTGTCTGTTTGATGACCTCGGATTCGATGGATGCGTTATCCGAAATAGCATTGTGCTTTTAGAGAGGAATGAGCCTTGTCTCTACAAAGCTGGAAGCGGCTACCCCTTCAATCGCCTCGGCCTCCAGACCGCAAATGAGGGCTTTTCGGGGCTCGGATTCGCCGCAGGGATTCAGGGGACAGTTGGCGGTGCCACTTACATGAATGCCGGAACAAATGGACAG GAAACGGCTGATGCGGTGGAAAGTGTTGAGATTATGATGAGGGAAggagagtgcatgattttaaaCAGAAGCGAGCTCGATTTTGGATATCGATGGTCTTCGTTTCGAAACATGAAGGAATTGGCTGCTATAACTGCTGTCACTTTCAAACTGAAGGTTTCTGAATCAGCCAGGAAAAACCAGCAAGAATACTTGGAAAGGTAG
- the LOC121787727 gene encoding 40S ribosomal protein S7 — protein MYTASQKIHKDRDAEPTEFEESVAQALFDLENTNGDIKSDLKDLYINSALQVDVSGGKKAIVIHVPYRLRKAFRKIHSRLVRELEKKFSGKEVVVIATRRIVRPPKKGSAVQRPRSRTLTSVHEAVLEDVVYPAEIVGKRIRYRLDGSKIMKVFLDPKARNDTENKLETFSGVYRKLSGKDVVFEYPTTEA, from the exons ATGTATACTGCTTCGCAAAAGATTCACAAGGACAGGGATGCTGAGCCCACTGAGTTTGAGGAGAGTGTGGCTCAG GCTTTGTTTGATTTGGAGAACACCAATGGAGACATCAAGAGTGACTTGAAGGACCTTTACATCAACTCTGCCTT GCAAGTTGATGTTTCTGGGGGCAAGAAGGCTATTGTGATCCATGTTCCCTACCGGTTGAGGAAAGCTTTCCGCAAAATTCATTCCAGGCTTGTTAGAGAACTTGAGAAGAAATTCAGCGGAAAG GAAGTTGTTGTCATTGCTACTAGGAGGATTGTGCGTCCACCAAAGAAGGGTTCAGCCGTTCAAAGGCCTCGATCCCGTACTCTCACATCTGTTCATGAAGCTGTGCTTGAGGACGTAGTTTATCCAGCTGAGATTGTTGGCAAGCGCATCAGATACAGACTTGATGGATCAAAGATCATGAAG GTGTTCTTGGATCCCAAGGCAAGGAATGACACAGAGAACAAGCTTGAGACTTTCTCAGGAGTCTACAGGAAGCTATCCGGGAAAGATGTTGTCTTTGAATATCCAACGACTGAAGCCTGA
- the LOC121786885 gene encoding uncharacterized protein LOC121786885: MNGRNRAPIPPAEDTSSPYFIHPSDNPGVVLVPQPLIGSNYSTWSRSFIIALLAKNKLVFVDGSILRPNGDDLLHQAWIRCNSMVVAWLRNSVSPQICSSIMFLDNAYEIWSDLKDRFSLGDSIRSNILAITPLPPLSKVFSLVIQEERQRRIDGKVISSTHSSTQAPVMSEQPFSNAASSFGRGYNKFLCSHCGKTDHIVDKCFFRHGFPPGYGRDKPKPAGFAQSSSYKPPGFAQSSSYKHKFVNYVEDNSDSSHWKGAQPIANLPTMDQYQQLVNLLQSQFHTQISLTASESAQSPQPLTQSQSTQSYNPFSGTICFPPSVNTLSSSCYSLSTWILDTDATHHVYYDPSLLSSASPISNASVNLPNGQTTPITHIGIVILTPIITLTSVLNVPSFSFNLLSVSALTKHASCTVTFTHNQFHIQEALLRSEDHDWEG; encoded by the exons ATGAATGGACGTAATCGTGCTCCGATTCCTCCTGCTGAGGATACTTCAAGTCCTTATTTTATTCATCCTAGTGATAATCCTGGAGTAGTTCTCGTTCCTCAGCCATTAATTGGTTCCAATTATTCAACATGGAGCCGATCGTTCATCATTGCTCTACTTGCTAAGAACAAATTGGTGTTTGTTGATGGATCTATCCTTCGTCCAAATGGTGATGATCTTCTACATCAAGCATGGATCAGATGTAATAGCATGGTCGTTGCATGGTTGCGCAACTCAGTTTCGCCTCAGATTTGTTCGAGCATTATGTTTTTGGATAATGCATATGAGATCTGGTCAGATCTAAAGGATCGGTTCTCTCTTGGTGATTCT ATCAGATCCAATATTCTAGCCATTACTCCCCTGCCTCCACTATCTAAGGTGTTCTCATTGGTTATCCAAGAGGAAAGGCAAAGGCGAATTGATGGAAAAGTGATATCCTCAACTCATTCTTCAACTCAAGCTCCAGTTATGAGTGAACAACCTTTTTCTAATGCTGCTTCAAGCTTTGGCAGAGGCTACAACAAGTTTTTATGCAGTCATTGTGGAAAGACTGATCACATTGTGGACAAATGTTTTTTTCGACATGGATTTCCCCCAGGATATGGCCGAGACAAGCCTAAACCTGCTGGTTTTGCTCAATCAAGCTCATACAAACCTCCTGGATTTGCTCAGTCCAGctcatacaaacacaagttTGTCAACTATGTTGAAGACAATTCTGATTCTTCTCATTGGAAAGGAGCTCAACCTATTGCTAATCTGCCTACTATGGATCAGTATCAGCAGCTTGTGAATCTCTTGCAAAGTCAGTTCCACACTCAAATCTCTCTTACCGCTTCAGAATCAGCTCAGTCTCCACAACCTCTGACTCAATCTCAGTCTACACAATCATATAATCCTTTTTCTGGTACGATTTGCTTCCCCCCCTCTGTTAATACTTTATCTTCATCATGCTATAGTCTTTCTACTTGGATTCTAGACACAGATGCTACACACCACGTCTACTATGATCCATCATTGTTGTCATCTGCATCACCCATCTCCAATGCTTCTGTAAACCTCCCCAATGGCCAAACAACACCTATAACTCATATAGGTATTGTCATTCTTACTCCAATAATCACCCTCACCTCAGTCTTAAACGTTCCTTCCTTCTCTTTCAACTTACTCTCTGTCAGTGCTCTAACCAAACATGCTTCATGCACTGTCACTTTCACTCACAATCAATTCCATATTCAGGAAGCTTTACTGAGGAGTGAGGACCACGATTGGGAGGGGTAA